Genomic window (Nisaea sp.):
GCCAGATCGTGTGCGAGCGGCGCAGCAGCATGGTGTAGGTGTCCGCATTGGCGACAATACCGCCGCCGGTGGAGATCACCGCTTCGTCATATTCGTTCAGGATCGCGTTCAGGCAGCGGTTCTCGTAACGCCGGAAAGCGGGCTGGCCCGAGAGGGAGAGCATCTCGCCGATGCTGGCGCCGTAATCCCGCTCGATCTCCCGGTTAAGCTCGATGAAGGGAAAGCCGAGGGCGTCTGCCAGTGCCTTGCCTAGCGTGGTTTTCCCGGCGCCGCGCAGGCCGATCAGCGAAATACGCCGTCCCCGTGTGCCGCTGCCAGCAAAGCGCCGCTCCAGAATTTCAGCCGCTTCAGACAGTTCCGCCGGAGCGAGAGGCGCGAGCAGGGCCTGAATTTCGGCGAGCGCCGGATCGGTGCCGCCATGCGGGTCCGCAAGCTCCATCACCGACATGTCCATGGCGTCGGCAACCTGATGCAACACCGCGACGGACGGGTTGCCGCGGCCGCTTTCGAGCTGGGCGAGATAGCGCTCGGAGACACCGGAATCCCGGGCCAGGATTTTCCGGGACATGCCGCGCTGGGCTCGCGCCGCGCGCACCCGGTCGCCGAGACGGGTGAGGTAATCCTCGATCCCGAGCGTATTGCGGCGCTGGTGCGGCACGTCGCTGTGCGTTCTCTGCCTCATGGCACTTTCTGACTCATTACGCTCTCCGGCTCTTCGAGCTGGGGCGGTTCCTCGGCTTTGTGGCCCCGGTTCGTCATAAACCGGATGAACCTGAATTATCATTCTTTGCGCCTTACGATAACATGAATTATAGTGCGTGTCTGATTTAGCTCATATTACCAAACCGGGACCCGGCCGAAGAGGAGTGTTCGAGGAATGAAGGTAAAGATTCTCGTTGCCACACAAGGCGGTACGGCGGACCTCTGCGCTCAGGAGATGGTCGATATCCTGGAAGACCGGGGCTATGAGGCGGAAGCGACCCTAATGGGGGATTTCGGCCTCGAGGTTCTCGATGAGGGCGGTCACGTCATCATCTGCACCGCGACCTACGGATATGGCGAGATCCCCGATAACGGCACCGAATTCTACGAAGCTCTGGTTTCCGAAAAGCCGGACCTCGCGCGGGTCAGCTTCGCAGTCTTCGGCCTTGGCGATACGACATACGAAGACACCTTCAATTTCGCCGGCGCGAAATTCGACGCTGTTCTGTCGGAATGCGGGGCGGAGCGTGTGATCGAGCGGCATATCCATGATGCCAATTCCGGCGCGCTCGCCGAAGATGAAGCCATCGAGTGGATCGAAGGCTGGATTGGCGCGCTGCAAGCAAAAGCCGCTGCCTGATTTCAGGGCGCGGCGCCTCTTTAAATAAAGAATGGAGTGCCGGTAAACGGCACCCGGTCAATTCGGCCATATCGGCCAAACTGGGAGGGACATATGGCGGAGAACGCCAGTGCCGCGTGTTTCTATAACGCGGCAGAAGACTTGATCGGCCGGAATCTCAAGGCGGGTCGCGGGGGCAAGAAAGCTGTCATCGACAGCGGTGGTTCATATACCTACCAGGAGCTCGCGGACCGGGTTGAGCGGTTCGCAAACGCGATCCGGGCAGCGGGTATCCTGCCGGAGCAGCGTGTCATCCTCGCCCTGCACGACACTATCGATTTTCCCGCAGCTTTTCTCGGCGCGATCTGGGCCGGGGTAATCCCGGTGCCGATCAATACGCGTCTGGCGCCAAGGGACTATGCCTATATCCTGGCGGACAGCCGGGCCGAGGCCCTGTTCGTTTCCGACAATCTGATCGAGTCCGTTCTCTCTGAAGTCGCAACGGAGCCGCGCCATGTTGTGGTTTCCGGTGCTCAAGTCGCCGGGCGGCAGTCCTTTGCGGATTTCGTCTCGGCGCCGGGAAGCGATACGGCGCCGGCGAAAACAACGACGGACGATCTTTGCTTCTGGCTCTACACGTCCGGCACCACGGGCATGCCGAAAGGCGCGGTGCATCTGCATTCGCATCTGATGGAGAGCGCCAATCTCTATGCCGTGCCGATGCTCGGCATTTCCGAGGAAGATGTCGTCTATTCGGCGGCCAAGCTGTTCTTCGCCTACGGGCTCGGCAACGGGTTGACCTTTCCATTCGCGGTGGGTGCGACGGCAATTTTGCTGGAGGGACCGCCTGCCCCAGCCACGGTCTGCCAGATCATCCGGGATCACAAGCCGACGCTGTTCTTCGGGGTGCCGACGCTGTACGGCATGCTGCTCGCGTCAAAGGATCTACCGGCAGCGGAAGAGCACGCGTTGCGGCTGTGCGTCTCGGCCGGAGAAGCGCTGCCGGAAGAGCTGCTCAATCGCTGGAAACAGAGAACGGGCACGGAAATTCTGGACGGGCTCGGTAGCACGGAAATGCTGCACATCTTCATCTCCAACCGGATCGGGGAGATCGTGCCGGGGGCGACCGGTAAGGCCGTTCCGGGCTATGAGTTGCGTCTGGTCGACGAGAACGGGGCGCTGTGCAAGCCCGGAGACATGGGCATTCTGGAGGTGTCCGGTCCGACAGCCGCGGTGATGTACTGGAACCAGCGGGCCAAGAGCATCGATACGTTCCGGGGCACGTGGACACGGACCGGCGACAAGTATGTCGCGGATGAGAACGGGGTCTATACCTATTGCGGGCGAAACGACGACATGATGAAGGTCGGCGGCATCTATGTGTCGCCGTTCGAAGTCGAGGGCGCGCTGCTGAAGCACGAGGCAGTGCTTGAGGTGGCTGTGGTCGGCCATCCGGACCATGACGGTCTGATCAAGCCGAAAGCCTATGTGGTGCTGGCGGAAGGGATCGATGCGTCAGACGCGCTGACGGAGGACCTGACCGCTTTCGTCAAAAAGGACCTGGCGAGCTTCAAATATCCGCGCTGGATTATCTACGCGGACGAGCTGCCGAAGACGGCGACGGGAAAGATCCAGCGGTTCAAGCTCCGGGAAACCGCCTGATCGGCGATTTCCCGGTCTCGAACTCGGGGGTAGTCAGATCAGTGCTTCGGGGCGACTTTGATGGTCGGCTCGAAGCTGACCTTCTTCTGCATCGCTGCATGAAGGTCGAAGAGTGTCGCGATGTTCCGACCGAGAGCGCGCAGCGCTGCGTGGACGGCTTTGGACCGCTCGGCGCGACCGGCGGCGACATAGCGCTCAACTTCGCTGAAGTTGATGGTTTCACGTTTGATGAGAGTTTTTGTAGCAGTCATAACAGTGCTCCTTTTGCTCGGCGAGCCCGCTGATTGTTGCTGCTTGGCCATTTGCGTTTCCCAGTGGCTGACAATTTAGGTCAGCTTCACTGACGTTTCAATGTTGCAATGCAGCAAGGCTGGTATGCCATTTTGGAAATGATGCAGGTGCGAGATGCCGCGCAGTGGCGAATACCTGCCCGTTAACTAGCAACTGCAATCCGGGCACCGGGCGGAAATGGCGGTGCGGCTCATGTTTTCACGCCACTCAAAATGCATCCGGACAGTACTAATGATTCCGGAAGTAATTGATTTTATTGCCATTGCACGCTCGCGCTTGCCGTTGGCGATGCCGGCATTGATTTCGGCGTCACTCGGAGTGCGGATCAGGGTGGTTTGCATATCGGCCTCCTTTTGATTGGCTATAAACACAGAATAGAGATGTCTCATTTGTGGGTAATTAATAATTTTATCATCAAATTGATGCCGAATTGGATCTAATGGGCGGCTGCTATGCAGCACGCGATTGGATCCTGCGCTGCGCGAATATGCAATATTGTTCATGTTGCGTTGCAATATATTGCGCGCTCATGGCGCGCCCTATCGATCGTTGATGGCCTCGAGGCGAGTTTCACATCGACAAAGCGCAGTGAAAGACCTAAGAGCTGCCCCACTGTTTGGCCGGTGAGGCTTCCCACACCGGCAGAAGACATCGTGCTGATGTGGCTTCCCGCATCGGCAAGAACAGAAAAAGGACATGGTCCATGACCACCACAGAAACAGCCGCTTTCAGCCGTACAGGGCTTTTGGCGGGTATGAGCGCCATGGGCGTTGTCGTGCTCGCCTCTAACATCGCGGTCAATTACCCAATCAATGACTGGCTGACCTGGGGCGCGCTGATCTATCCGATCGCGTTTCTCGTTACCGATCTGGTGAACCGGATCTTCGGCCCGAAACCCGCCCGCAAGGTTGTCTATGCCGGCTTCGCGACCGGTGTCGCGCTGTCCCTTTGGTTCGCCGATCAGCGCATTGCGCTCGCCTCCGGCACCGCCTTCCTGACCGCCCAACTGCTGGACATCTGGGTGTTCGACCGGTTGCGCCAGCAAAGCTGGTGGAAAGCGCCGGTGATTTCCTCGTTGCTGTCCTCCGCCCTCGATACGGCGCTGTTCTTCTCTCTCGCCTTCTACGCCACGGGCTTGCCGTGGGTGACATGGGCGATTGGCGATTACGGGGCGAAGCTGGCCATGGCAGCGGTCCTTCTGGTGCCGTTCCGTGCCTTCATCTCGCTTCTGCCGCAGCGCTTTGCGCAGGAAGAGACGGCGGCGGACGCTGCCCAGTAAGGTCTCCGCATGCACGTCGATCTGTTCGACTACGAACTGCCCCAACACTTTATTGCCACGGAACCGGCGGAGCCGCGCGACAGCGCGCGGCTTCTCGACCTGACCGGGGCGGGGCTGGCGGATCGCTCCATCTCGGATTTTCCCGGTCTGCTGCGCGCGGGCGATATTCTCGTCTACAACAACACCCGTGTGATCCCGGCCCGGCTGACCGGGCGCCGGGGCGAGGGAAAGATCGAGGCGACGCTGCACAAGGCGGAAGCCGACGGATCCTGGGCTGCTTTCGTACGCCCTGCGAAACGATGCCGTGTCGGCGATATCATTCTCTTCGAGGGCGAACTCGAAGCCGAGGTTCGCGAAAAACGAGACGGCGGCGAGGTCATTCTGGCTTTTCCGGAAACTGGCGCGGCCCTTATCGAGACCCTGAAGCGCGTCGGCCGGATGCCGCTGCCGCCTTATATAAAGCGCGATGGCGATGCCGCCATTGATGACGCGACCTCGTATCAAACCATGTTCGCCGCCCGCGACGGTGCCGTCGCTGCGCCGACCGCCGGGCTGCATTTCACCGACCGGTTGCTGGCGGAGATCGATGCCGCCGGTGTGGAGCGCGCGGAGCTGACCCTGCATGTCGGTGCCGGAACCTTCATGCCGGTGAAGGCCGAGGATACGGACGACCACAAGATGCACCTCGAATGGGGTGAGATTTCGATGGAAATGGCGCGGCGGATCAACCGCGCCCGTGCCGCGGGTGGCCGTGTCGTTGCCGTCGGCACCACGAGCCTGCGCCTTCTGGAAAGCGCGGTACTGGAAGATGGAACCGTGCCGGCTTTCTCCGGCGAGACCGGGTTGTTCATCACGCCGGGCTATCGCTTCAAGGCGGTCGATATGCTGCTGACAAACTTTCACCTGCCGAAATCGACCCTGCTGATGCTGGTCTCGGCATTGGTCGGGCGCGAGCGCATGCTCGCCGCCTATGAACACGCCAAGCGGGAAGGCTATCGCTTCTTTTCCTATGGCGATGCCTGCCTGCTCGAACGTTCGGATAATGTGACATGACACTCGGCTATGAACTGATCACGACCGACGGCGCCGCCCGGCGCGGCCGCCTGACCACGGCGCATGGCAGCATCGAGACGCCTGCGTTCATGCCGGTCGGCACGGCGGCGACGGTAAAATGCATGATGCCGGAATCGGTGAAGGCAACCGGTGCTGAAATCCTGCTCGGAAACACCTATCACCTGATGCTGCGTCCCGGCGCGGAACGGGTGGAGAAGCTGGGCGGGTTGCACAAGTTCATGAACTGGGACGGCCCGATCCTGACGGATTCCGGCGGGTTTCAGGTGATGTCGCTCTCCAAGCTGCGGAAGATCACGGAACAGGGCGTGACCTTCCAGAGCCACGTCGACGGCAGCTCCCACGAGCTGACCCCGGAAAGCTCGATCAAGATCCAGCATCAGCTCGATTCCAACATCACCATGTGCTTCGACGAATGCACGCCCTACCCGGTGGAGAAGAAGGAAGCCGCAGAGTCCATGCGGCTTTCCATGCGTTGGGCGCAGCGCTCCCGCGATGCCTTTGTCGACCGTGACGGCTACGGCCTGTTCGGTATCGTGCAAGGCAGCGTGTTCGAAGATCTGCGGCATGAATCCATCGAGGCGCTGACCAAGATCGGTTTCGACGGCTACGCGGTCGGCGGTCTGGCTGTGGGCGAGGGGCAGGAGATGATGTTCTCGACCCTCGATTTCACCACGCCGTCGATGGTGGCCGACAAGCCGCGCTACCTGATGGGCGTCGGCAAGCCGGACGATCTGGTCGGCGCGGTGGAGCGCGGCATCGATATGTTCGACTGCGTGCTGCCGACCCGATGCGGGCGCACGGGCCAAGCCTTTACCCGGCGCGGCACGGTCAATATCCGCAATGCCCGCCATGCGGACGACCCGCGCCCGCTCGACCCGGGCTGCTCCTGCCCGTGCTGCAGTAGCTACAGCCGGGCCTATCTGCATCACCTTTTCAGGACCGGCGAAGTGCTCGGGTTGATGTTGCTGACCTGGCATAACCTCTCTTACTTCCAGGAAGTGATGGCCGGATTGCGCGGCGCGATCGAGACCGGCACTCTGTCGGCACATGCTGCGGCCTTCCGGGCCGGGCAGGCAGAGGGCGATATCGAGCCTCTCTGAGGTCTCCGGACGGAAAGGGCTTATGCAGCCGGAACAGCGGATCAGGCAGGAAGCGGCGGAGATCGGATTTTCCGCCGCCGGCATCACCGCCGCCGATATCGGCACGCGGGAGCAGGATCGGCTGCGTGAATTCGTCGATAATGGCGAGCATGGCGATATGGGTTGGATGGAAGCCCATATGGAACGCCGGATCGCCCCGAAGGGCATCTGGGAAGACGCCCGGTCCGTCATCGTGCTGACTCAGAATTACGGCCCCGATCACGATCCGATGGCCAATCTCGATGCTACCGACCGGGCCAACATCTCCGTCTATGCCCGGAACAAGGATTACCACGACCTGATCAAGAAACGCCTGAAGCGGTTGGCCCGCTGGATGGTCGCCGAGTTTGGTTGTCAGGTGAAAGTGTTCGTTGATACGGCGCCTGTACTGGAAAAACCGCTCGCCGCCGGTGCCGGTCTCGGCTGGCAGGGCAAGCACACCAATCTGGTCTCCCGCGAGCACGGCTCCTGGATCTTTCTTGGCGAAGTCTTCACCGACATGGAGCTGGTGCCGGACGCGCCCGAGATAGACCATTGCGGCAATTGCACCCGCTGCCTGGATATCTGCCCGACCAACGCCTTCCCGCGTCCCTATGCGCTCGATGCAAGGCGCTGCATCTCCTATCTCACGATTGAGCATAAAGGGCATATCGCGGAGGAATTCCGGGTGCCGATGGGCAACCGGATCTATGGCTGTGACGATTGCCTCTCCGTCTGCCCCTGGAACAAGTTCGCCGAACAATCCGCCGAAGCTGCTTTCGCCGCGCGGGACGATTTGACCTTGCCGCCGCTTGCCGAATTTCTCGATCTCGACGACGCGGCTTTCCGGGAGCGGTTCCGGGGATCGCCGGTCAAGCGGATCGGCCGGGACAGGTTTCTGCGCAATGTACTGATCGCCTGCGGCAATAGCGGCGATGAGCGTCTTGTGCCGATGATTGAGGCGCTTCTGACGGACCCGTCCGCGATTGTCCGCGCCATGGCTGTCTGGGCGTTGTCGCGGCTGCTGCATGCGGAGCGGTTTTCAGATTTGGCAAAAGAGCTTTCTGAAGACGAGAACGACCTGGAGGTCCGGGCAGAATGGTTGAGGCGGGAAGGTGGCTTCAGCAGTCCGTCATGACCAATCCGGAAATAGCCCGAGGAAGACCTGATCCGCTTCCTGGCTACCCTTGTCTGCAATAGGCATCAGCAGTCTGGTGCCGGATTTATACTCTTTTTGATAGATCTTCACATGACCCAGCAATGGGGTGCGGGTTCGGCGCACCTCGCACAATTCATAGTGAAATGTCGAGCCGAACTCGTTGTCGACATCTGAGGCGAGCTTGCCGGTCCAGTCCTGCCCGGTGATTTGCGAGATCAGGGTGCCCTCGAGCGCATTCACGAAATCGTCGAGCTCTTCGACATATTTATAAACGCTGATGAAACCTAGCCATTTACGGAGGGCTTGAGGGTCGAATGCATTCCGGTCCGGGATGCCGTCACCCTCGCAGCTGGCGTGCCAGTAGGCGAGGAGGCCCTCCGCCCGATTGCCGGCATGCTTGTGATCGCGTCGGTATTTATGATCGGCTCGATAATGACCCAGGATCATGGTGCGAACGCTTTTCCGGCCCCGTTCTGAAGCCTTGATTGATGCCTGAAACCGGCCAGCAGGCGCTACCTTGGCGCGGACAGCAGGGGAGGCGGGTAGCTGGCTAAATCTGGAATCTCGAATTTCGTATATGGAGCGACTTCCTTAAAAATCGATTAATTTTTTTAGTTAATTGCGGCCTACATCGCGTCGTGTATTCGGTAATACCTGTGCGGGGAGCGCTACTGGTGCCGGAAAGCTCATCGGTCTAGTCTGACTTCGCCTGATCTTGAACCCTGGATGTCTCATGTCTCCTGAAGATTTTCGCCGTCACGCGCACGACCTTGTCGACTGGATGGCCGACTACATGGAAGCGGTGGAGGAATACCCGGTGCGCGCGCAAACTGCGCCGGGCGAGATCGCGTCAAAGCTGCCCGAGACACCGCCGGAAGCGGGTGAGCCGATGGAGCGGATCTTCGAGGATTTCAAATCGGACGTGATGCCGGGCATTACCCATTGGCAGCATCCGCGCTTTTTCGCGTATTTCCCTGCCAATAGCTCGCCACCTTCCGTACTGGCTGAAATGCTGACGGCAACCCTCGGCGCGCAATGCATGCTGTGGCAGACAAGCCCGGCGGCGACCGAAATGGAAACCAGGGTGCTGGACTGGCTCCGGCAGATGACGGGATTGCCGCAGGGTTTGACCGGCGTGATCCAGGATTCTGCTTCCGGGGCGATCCTCTGCGCCCTGCTGACGGCGCGGGAAAAGGTTACGAGCTGGAAAGCGAACGAGCAGGGGCTCGGCAAACAGCCGGTGCTGACCGTCTACACGTCCAATCAGACCCATTCCGCGACTGAGAAGAATGTGAAGATCATCGGTCTCGGGCGGGAGAATCTGCGGCTGATCGATGTGGACGATAATTTCGCCCTGCGCCCGGATGTGCTGGAGGAGCGGATTCTGGCGGACAAGGCGGCCGGATGCATTCCGACATGCGTTGTCGCTTCCATCGGCGCCACCGGCGTCGGCGCCGTCGACCCGCTCCGGGCCATTGGCGAGATCTGCGAGCGGCATGGCATTTTCCTGCATGTGGATGCTGCCTGGGCCGGGACGGCGTGGCTGCTGCCAGAGCAGCGCTGGATGCTGGACGGTATCGAATATGCCGACAGCATCGTCTTCAATCCGCACAAATGGATGCTGACGAATTTCGATTGCTCGGCTCATTTCGTGCGCGATCCCGATGCGCTGATCCGCACACTTTCGATCCTGCCGGAATTCCTGAAGAGCAGGGAGCAGGGCGCGGTTATCGATTACCGGGATTGGAGCGTGCCGCTTGGTCGCCGGTTCCGGGCGTTGAAGCTCTGGATGGTGATCCGGTCCTATGGCGCCGAGGGCTTGGGTAAAATCATCCGCAAACATATCGATCTTGCAGCGGAGCTTGAGGAATGGATAGAGGGCGAGCCGGATTTCGAAATCGTGGCGCCGCGCTCTCTGGCGCTGATCAATTTTCGCTATCACCCGGCCGGCGTTCACGAGCCCGAGGTGCTTGATCGTCTCAATGCGGCCTTGCTGGAGCGGATCAATGACGATGGGCGAATCTACCTCACCCAGAACAAGGTTCGGGGGCGGGCGGCCATCCGCTTTTCCATTGGGCAGACGAACACCGAGCAGCGTCATGTCCGCGAAGGCTGGGATGTGGTCACCGAAATCGCACGCAGTCTGAAAACGGGACTCTGAACAACAGGAGTCAGGGGGACTTATGGGGTTGTATGGAACCGGCATGCTGATGACCTTCACCGAGGTCGCGCCGGAGGACGAAGACGAATACAACGAGTGGTACAATCGCGAGCATATCGACGAGCGCGTCTGGATGCCGGGTTTCCATCGTGCCCGGCGCTATGTCGCGGCGGATGCAGATGCCCGGGTGAAGTATTTCGCCAGCTACGAGACCGGGACGGTGCAGGATCTGTCAGATCCGGATTATATGGCCCGGCTCGCAGTGCAGAGCGAGTGGAGCCAGAAGGTCATGGCAGGCTTCACCAAGTTCGACCGGCTGACAGCCGATATCACTGTCGATCAGACCCATGGGTTTTCCGGCTGGCTGGGAGTTACCCGGTTTTTCCCTGACCAAGGCGTGCGCGACCGATTGCGCGAAACTCTCAAGACAACGGTGCTGCCTGAGCTGGGCAAGCGCCTGAACATGCTTGGTGGCTGCCTTGCCGAGAACAACATTGATGTCAGTAACGCCGGCCTGGTTGCGCAGGGGAAACCGGTGCCGCCGGGACAGACACCTGAATGGGTTGCGCTGCTGGATGGCGCTACGGAGGCGTCGGTACGGGACGCAAATGATGGACTTATGCAGGCTCTGGAAGAAGTCGGTGTCGCCGCGGCCAGCCTGGATCAGACGATTTACGGTTTTCTTTTTGGGAACAACCGGTAAGCGCGGAGCGTCTTTCCTTGAGCGGTGTATGCCGGGCGCGTAGTCTGACCCCATGATAAGTTATGCGATCCGTTGTTGCGCCCTGTCCTTGTCGGCCTTTTGTCTGGCCGCTTTCATTCCGGCCGCGTATGCGGAACCTGTTGAGGGCATGAACAGCCTCGCTCAAGGCATTTCTTCAAACCCGTTCACAGCAGTGGTTCTCGCTTTTGCGCTTGCCTCTGCTGTCGCACTGGGCGCTATCCAGTTTTTGTATCTTAGCCGTTTCAAAGCCTTGCGCGCGGAGCGCGATGCCCTTGCCGCCGCGCTGGACGGACGTGATGCTGCGCTCCAGATGCCATATGTCGGAGTGATCGGACTGATCACGGACAATATGTCGGGTGACGAGTCCGTGCTGCGCTATGTCAGCCCGTCCGTCTGCACGTTGCTGCGCGCCGACGCTGAACGTCTTCAGACCATCGATGATATCGCCGGCTATCTCGCCGAAGGTTCGGGGGTCACGCTGGGGTCGGCGGTCCGCGCATTGATGGCTGAGGGGAAAGCCTTTTCATTCGTTGCGGAGATCCGCAACGGATCGCGCGCTCTCAAGGTTTCGGGCATTCCGGTGGAA
Coding sequences:
- a CDS encoding helix-turn-helix transcriptional regulator, translated to MRQRTHSDVPHQRRNTLGIEDYLTRLGDRVRAARAQRGMSRKILARDSGVSERYLAQLESGRGNPSVAVLHQVADAMDMSVMELADPHGGTDPALAEIQALLAPLAPAELSEAAEILERRFAGSGTRGRRISLIGLRGAGKTTLGKALADALGFPFIELNREIERDYGASIGEMLSLSGQPAFRRYENRCLNAILNEYDEAVISTGGGIVANADTYTMLLRRSHTIWLQASPEEHMQRVVEQGDMRPMAQNREAMSDLRAILEARAPLYDRAEASLDTAGETPVSSLAKLTETARELIA
- a CDS encoding flavodoxin domain-containing protein — protein: MKVKILVATQGGTADLCAQEMVDILEDRGYEAEATLMGDFGLEVLDEGGHVIICTATYGYGEIPDNGTEFYEALVSEKPDLARVSFAVFGLGDTTYEDTFNFAGAKFDAVLSECGAERVIERHIHDANSGALAEDEAIEWIEGWIGALQAKAAA
- a CDS encoding benzoate-CoA ligase family protein, with product MAENASAACFYNAAEDLIGRNLKAGRGGKKAVIDSGGSYTYQELADRVERFANAIRAAGILPEQRVILALHDTIDFPAAFLGAIWAGVIPVPINTRLAPRDYAYILADSRAEALFVSDNLIESVLSEVATEPRHVVVSGAQVAGRQSFADFVSAPGSDTAPAKTTTDDLCFWLYTSGTTGMPKGAVHLHSHLMESANLYAVPMLGISEEDVVYSAAKLFFAYGLGNGLTFPFAVGATAILLEGPPAPATVCQIIRDHKPTLFFGVPTLYGMLLASKDLPAAEEHALRLCVSAGEALPEELLNRWKQRTGTEILDGLGSTEMLHIFISNRIGEIVPGATGKAVPGYELRLVDENGALCKPGDMGILEVSGPTAAVMYWNQRAKSIDTFRGTWTRTGDKYVADENGVYTYCGRNDDMMKVGGIYVSPFEVEGALLKHEAVLEVAVVGHPDHDGLIKPKAYVVLAEGIDASDALTEDLTAFVKKDLASFKYPRWIIYADELPKTATGKIQRFKLRETA
- a CDS encoding RSP_7527 family protein, with product MTATKTLIKRETINFSEVERYVAAGRAERSKAVHAALRALGRNIATLFDLHAAMQKKVSFEPTIKVAPKH
- a CDS encoding queuosine precursor transporter, coding for MTTTETAAFSRTGLLAGMSAMGVVVLASNIAVNYPINDWLTWGALIYPIAFLVTDLVNRIFGPKPARKVVYAGFATGVALSLWFADQRIALASGTAFLTAQLLDIWVFDRLRQQSWWKAPVISSLLSSALDTALFFSLAFYATGLPWVTWAIGDYGAKLAMAAVLLVPFRAFISLLPQRFAQEETAADAAQ
- the queA gene encoding tRNA preQ1(34) S-adenosylmethionine ribosyltransferase-isomerase QueA, with the protein product MHVDLFDYELPQHFIATEPAEPRDSARLLDLTGAGLADRSISDFPGLLRAGDILVYNNTRVIPARLTGRRGEGKIEATLHKAEADGSWAAFVRPAKRCRVGDIILFEGELEAEVREKRDGGEVILAFPETGAALIETLKRVGRMPLPPYIKRDGDAAIDDATSYQTMFAARDGAVAAPTAGLHFTDRLLAEIDAAGVERAELTLHVGAGTFMPVKAEDTDDHKMHLEWGEISMEMARRINRARAAGGRVVAVGTTSLRLLESAVLEDGTVPAFSGETGLFITPGYRFKAVDMLLTNFHLPKSTLLMLVSALVGRERMLAAYEHAKREGYRFFSYGDACLLERSDNVT
- the tgt gene encoding tRNA guanosine(34) transglycosylase Tgt, with product MTLGYELITTDGAARRGRLTTAHGSIETPAFMPVGTAATVKCMMPESVKATGAEILLGNTYHLMLRPGAERVEKLGGLHKFMNWDGPILTDSGGFQVMSLSKLRKITEQGVTFQSHVDGSSHELTPESSIKIQHQLDSNITMCFDECTPYPVEKKEAAESMRLSMRWAQRSRDAFVDRDGYGLFGIVQGSVFEDLRHESIEALTKIGFDGYAVGGLAVGEGQEMMFSTLDFTTPSMVADKPRYLMGVGKPDDLVGAVERGIDMFDCVLPTRCGRTGQAFTRRGTVNIRNARHADDPRPLDPGCSCPCCSSYSRAYLHHLFRTGEVLGLMLLTWHNLSYFQEVMAGLRGAIETGTLSAHAAAFRAGQAEGDIEPL
- the queG gene encoding tRNA epoxyqueuosine(34) reductase QueG; protein product: MQPEQRIRQEAAEIGFSAAGITAADIGTREQDRLREFVDNGEHGDMGWMEAHMERRIAPKGIWEDARSVIVLTQNYGPDHDPMANLDATDRANISVYARNKDYHDLIKKRLKRLARWMVAEFGCQVKVFVDTAPVLEKPLAAGAGLGWQGKHTNLVSREHGSWIFLGEVFTDMELVPDAPEIDHCGNCTRCLDICPTNAFPRPYALDARRCISYLTIEHKGHIAEEFRVPMGNRIYGCDDCLSVCPWNKFAEQSAEAAFAARDDLTLPPLAEFLDLDDAAFRERFRGSPVKRIGRDRFLRNVLIACGNSGDERLVPMIEALLTDPSAIVRAMAVWALSRLLHAERFSDLAKELSEDENDLEVRAEWLRREGGFSSPS
- a CDS encoding PAS domain-containing protein — encoded protein: MILGHYRADHKYRRDHKHAGNRAEGLLAYWHASCEGDGIPDRNAFDPQALRKWLGFISVYKYVEELDDFVNALEGTLISQITGQDWTGKLASDVDNEFGSTFHYELCEVRRTRTPLLGHVKIYQKEYKSGTRLLMPIADKGSQEADQVFLGLFPDWS
- a CDS encoding pyridoxal phosphate-dependent decarboxylase family protein, encoding MSPEDFRRHAHDLVDWMADYMEAVEEYPVRAQTAPGEIASKLPETPPEAGEPMERIFEDFKSDVMPGITHWQHPRFFAYFPANSSPPSVLAEMLTATLGAQCMLWQTSPAATEMETRVLDWLRQMTGLPQGLTGVIQDSASGAILCALLTAREKVTSWKANEQGLGKQPVLTVYTSNQTHSATEKNVKIIGLGRENLRLIDVDDNFALRPDVLEERILADKAAGCIPTCVVASIGATGVGAVDPLRAIGEICERHGIFLHVDAAWAGTAWLLPEQRWMLDGIEYADSIVFNPHKWMLTNFDCSAHFVRDPDALIRTLSILPEFLKSREQGAVIDYRDWSVPLGRRFRALKLWMVIRSYGAEGLGKIIRKHIDLAAELEEWIEGEPDFEIVAPRSLALINFRYHPAGVHEPEVLDRLNAALLERINDDGRIYLTQNKVRGRAAIRFSIGQTNTEQRHVREGWDVVTEIARSLKTGL